A window from Luteibacter flocculans encodes these proteins:
- a CDS encoding APC family permease, with product MSERQFHRSIGVFSGTAINMTQMCGIGPFITIPLMVAAMGGPQAIVGWIVGALLAIADGLVWAELGAAMPGSGGTYVYLRRAFQARSGKLMPFLFIWTMLLAIPLLMSTGIIGMVEYLQFFFPNMGWWTARIVGVAATALVTWLLYRRIESVRVITIALWVIMLVSIVGVAAAGFSHFDPRLAFDFPAGAFGPRFFVGLGAGLIIGVYDYLGYNTTAYIGDELRDPGRTMPRTIIISIVAMMVIYLLLNISVLGVAPWQEIAASKSVASLVVERSWGHTAAAVMTALIIITALASVFTGLLGGSRVPFEAARDKVFISTFGRLHAKHGFPHIALLTMGTVTAIGTFFDLTDVINMLLTATILVQSIAQIVALIVLRRREPGLHRPYRQWLYPVPCIIALVGWVYVYVSASPLSLMLSGAWIVAGLVVFTLWARVNAAWPFAPTEMPSTAAPEL from the coding sequence ATGAGCGAGCGTCAGTTCCATCGGTCTATCGGTGTCTTCTCCGGCACCGCCATCAACATGACGCAGATGTGCGGGATCGGTCCGTTCATCACCATCCCGCTGATGGTGGCGGCCATGGGCGGGCCGCAGGCCATCGTCGGGTGGATCGTGGGCGCACTGCTCGCCATCGCCGATGGACTGGTGTGGGCGGAACTGGGCGCGGCCATGCCGGGTTCCGGCGGTACCTATGTGTACCTCCGGCGGGCGTTCCAGGCACGTAGCGGCAAGCTCATGCCGTTCCTCTTCATCTGGACGATGCTGCTCGCCATACCCCTGCTGATGTCCACGGGCATCATCGGCATGGTCGAATACCTGCAGTTCTTCTTCCCGAACATGGGCTGGTGGACCGCACGCATCGTCGGCGTGGCAGCGACGGCACTCGTGACGTGGCTGCTTTACCGCCGCATCGAATCCGTGCGAGTCATCACCATCGCTTTGTGGGTGATCATGCTCGTCTCGATCGTCGGAGTGGCGGCGGCCGGTTTCTCCCATTTCGATCCCCGACTGGCATTCGACTTTCCGGCGGGTGCATTCGGCCCGCGTTTCTTCGTCGGGCTCGGGGCGGGTCTCATTATCGGTGTATACGACTACCTCGGCTACAACACCACAGCCTATATTGGCGACGAACTGCGCGACCCGGGGCGCACCATGCCGCGCACCATCATTATCTCGATCGTCGCCATGATGGTGATTTATCTCCTCCTCAACATCAGCGTGCTGGGTGTGGCGCCGTGGCAGGAGATCGCCGCGTCCAAATCCGTGGCATCGCTGGTGGTGGAGCGGAGCTGGGGCCATACGGCGGCTGCAGTGATGACGGCTCTCATCATCATCACCGCATTGGCCTCGGTGTTCACAGGCTTGCTCGGCGGCTCGCGCGTGCCATTCGAGGCGGCGCGTGACAAGGTTTTCATTTCGACCTTTGGCAGGCTTCATGCGAAGCACGGCTTTCCGCACATCGCCTTGCTGACGATGGGCACGGTCACGGCCATCGGCACCTTCTTCGATCTGACCGACGTCATCAACATGCTGCTGACGGCGACGATCCTGGTGCAGTCGATCGCACAGATCGTGGCCCTCATCGTCCTGCGTCGCCGCGAACCTGGGCTTCACCGGCCCTATAGGCAATGGCTCTACCCGGTGCCTTGCATCATTGCCCTCGTGGGCTGGGTGTACGTGTACGTATCCGCGTCACCGCTTTCGCTGATGCTGTCGGGCGCATGGATCGTCGCAGGCCTCGTGGTGTTCACGCTGTGGGCTCGGGTGAACGCAGCATGGCCCTTCGCGCCGACCGAGATGCCCTCCACCGCCGCCCCGGAGCTTTGA
- a CDS encoding glycoside hydrolase family 2 protein: MPVSARIVLAAVIATSLASASVAMAGTTYTDTRVAADTGTASPIGHWQIQDTAKAQSDGATISKHGFATKDWYPVTGRATVMAGLLENDVFKFDVFHSDNLRAVQVPDASGNLFVTPWWYRAGFELSEAEGTRHTLLRTHGIIAAADAWVNGQKVADHADLAGAYPEHDIDVTRWVHAGANVVALKVYPGDPRMSLSIGWVDWNPTPPDNNMGPWRGVDIVQTGPVALSAPHVAPTLSTDLAQATLAVTVTATNLDAVAHDVTVSGTAADKPVQQTVRLSPGEAKVVSLASGSAPVVTLDHPKVWWPIGMGEHPLYRMAVTATVDGAPSDRAATNFGVRRVESTLTRQGYRQFIINGQPLLIRGGGWAPDMFLRDDPARMEAEFSYVVNLGLNTIRSEGKLENERFYDLADRNGILVLPGWECCDKWEAAAQTGGEPWTDADMRVAQASMASEARLLRNHPSVIGFYIGSDHAPPPALAKMYMDTLRAERWSLPVISAAIDVTTAEAGPSGMKMAGPYDWIPPSYWYADKLGAAFGFDSEVSAGAVIPRLEDVQRMLSPQEQEALWRYPETRQYHASADWSTFAVLTPFDTALAKRYGAPTDLADYVAKAQLDNYDNVRAQFEAFNARMGAANPATGVIYWMLNNAWPSLHWHLYDYYLNPAGAYYGAKKANEPLHIQYSYDSRSIVVVNHTLEQRRGLQASVKVRNLDGSVRYDKQVQRIDLLGNHAQTVLDLPSVAGLSTVYFVELALTEADGKPVSRNVYWLSTRKDTLDWPKSNWYLTPVVQYGDFSALASLPKATREVRASTVRDGDYAVTTVTLSIPSSSPSAAVQEHLAIRRGAKGELALPVTWSDNDVTLWPGESVVLTARYPAQGTAGTVVEVSGWNTPAAQVVAGATQGTKH, from the coding sequence ATGCCAGTTTCAGCGAGGATCGTCCTTGCAGCAGTCATCGCAACGAGCCTGGCATCCGCCTCCGTGGCGATGGCAGGTACTACCTACACCGACACGCGCGTTGCCGCGGACACCGGCACAGCCAGCCCGATCGGCCATTGGCAGATTCAGGACACCGCAAAAGCGCAGAGCGACGGCGCGACGATTTCCAAGCATGGCTTTGCCACGAAGGACTGGTATCCGGTCACCGGCCGCGCCACGGTCATGGCAGGGTTGTTGGAGAACGACGTCTTCAAGTTCGACGTCTTCCATAGCGACAACCTTCGCGCGGTGCAGGTGCCCGACGCCAGCGGCAACCTGTTCGTGACGCCGTGGTGGTACCGCGCGGGCTTCGAACTGTCGGAGGCGGAGGGAACACGACATACCTTGCTGCGCACCCACGGCATCATCGCCGCCGCGGACGCGTGGGTGAATGGGCAGAAGGTGGCCGACCATGCGGATCTCGCCGGGGCGTATCCCGAGCACGACATCGATGTGACGCGATGGGTGCATGCCGGTGCCAACGTCGTCGCCTTGAAGGTTTATCCCGGCGATCCACGAATGAGTCTGTCCATCGGCTGGGTCGATTGGAATCCCACGCCGCCGGACAACAACATGGGCCCATGGCGTGGCGTGGACATCGTTCAAACGGGCCCCGTGGCGCTGAGCGCGCCACACGTCGCTCCGACCTTGTCGACAGACCTGGCTCAGGCGACCCTGGCCGTGACCGTCACGGCGACGAACCTCGATGCGGTGGCGCACGACGTCACCGTCTCGGGCACCGCCGCCGACAAGCCGGTGCAACAGACGGTCCGTCTCAGCCCGGGGGAGGCGAAGGTCGTGTCGCTCGCTTCCGGTTCCGCGCCGGTCGTGACGTTGGATCATCCCAAGGTGTGGTGGCCCATCGGCATGGGCGAACATCCGTTGTATCGAATGGCGGTGACCGCGACGGTCGACGGCGCGCCCTCGGACCGCGCAGCGACGAACTTCGGCGTGCGCCGCGTCGAGTCCACGCTCACCCGCCAGGGCTATCGCCAGTTCATCATCAATGGTCAGCCGTTGTTGATACGCGGCGGCGGTTGGGCACCCGATATGTTTCTGCGCGACGATCCAGCGCGCATGGAGGCCGAGTTCAGCTACGTGGTGAATCTCGGCCTCAATACCATACGCAGCGAAGGCAAGCTGGAGAACGAACGCTTCTACGATCTTGCCGACCGCAACGGCATCCTCGTGCTGCCCGGCTGGGAATGCTGCGACAAGTGGGAAGCTGCCGCGCAGACGGGTGGCGAGCCCTGGACCGACGCCGACATGCGCGTCGCGCAGGCATCGATGGCGAGCGAGGCGCGCCTGTTGCGCAATCATCCGTCCGTAATCGGCTTCTACATCGGCAGCGACCACGCGCCGCCGCCTGCGCTTGCGAAGATGTACATGGATACGCTTCGTGCCGAACGATGGTCGTTGCCCGTCATTTCCGCAGCCATCGACGTGACGACGGCCGAAGCCGGCCCCTCGGGCATGAAAATGGCGGGCCCCTACGACTGGATCCCGCCCTCGTACTGGTACGCGGACAAACTCGGCGCGGCATTCGGGTTCGATTCGGAAGTCAGTGCGGGAGCCGTCATCCCGCGTCTGGAGGATGTGCAGCGCATGCTGTCACCGCAGGAGCAGGAAGCGTTGTGGAGGTACCCGGAGACCCGGCAGTACCATGCCTCGGCCGACTGGTCGACGTTCGCCGTGCTCACGCCATTCGACACTGCGCTCGCGAAACGCTACGGCGCACCGACCGACCTCGCCGACTATGTGGCGAAGGCTCAGTTGGACAACTACGACAATGTGCGCGCGCAGTTCGAAGCCTTCAATGCACGCATGGGTGCGGCGAATCCTGCCACGGGCGTCATCTACTGGATGCTCAACAACGCTTGGCCGTCGCTTCACTGGCACCTGTACGACTACTACCTTAATCCGGCTGGCGCGTACTACGGTGCGAAGAAAGCGAACGAACCGCTGCACATCCAGTACTCGTACGATTCGCGCTCCATCGTGGTCGTGAACCATACGCTGGAGCAACGACGTGGCTTGCAGGCCTCGGTCAAGGTGCGCAACCTCGACGGCAGCGTGCGCTACGACAAGCAGGTGCAGCGCATCGACCTGCTGGGCAATCATGCACAGACGGTGCTCGATCTGCCGTCGGTCGCCGGTTTGTCCACGGTGTATTTCGTCGAACTCGCACTGACCGAAGCCGACGGAAAGCCCGTGAGCCGTAATGTCTACTGGCTGTCCACGCGCAAGGACACGCTCGACTGGCCGAAGTCGAACTGGTACCTGACACCGGTCGTTCAGTACGGTGATTTCAGCGCCCTGGCTTCGTTGCCGAAGGCCACTCGCGAGGTCCGCGCTTCGACCGTGCGCGACGGCGACTACGCGGTGACCACGGTCACGCTCTCCATTCCTTCGTCGTCGCCTTCGGCTGCCGTGCAGGAACATCTGGCGATCCGCCGTGGGGCAAAGGGCGAGCTTGCGCTGCCCGTGACCTGGTCTGACAATGACGTGACGCTCTGGCCCGGCGAATCCGTCGTGCTCACGGCGCGCTATCCGGCGCAGGGCACGGCCGGTACGGTGGTCGAGGTGTCCGGTTGGAATACTCCCGCGGCGCAGGTGGTTGCGGGAGCCACCCAGGGAACGAAGCATTGA
- a CDS encoding LacI family DNA-binding transcriptional regulator, with product MSRVTINDVARASDTSKKTVSRVLNQEPGVRKEVRERVMAAVAALNYRPLTSARSLATNRSFMIGLLYDNLSPSYIMEVQAGVQEACEAQQYSMMVQPLDSTAPDFMERVEGILWRHRPDGLILTPPITDHPALLAHLRSAGLPFASIAPRKAKGVAGVILHEREAAAAMVDHLVALGHRRIAHIIGDPKHGAGVWRLAGYRDGMKRAGLEERADYMVQGQFSFESGVKAARQLLRLKQRPTAIFAADDDMAVGAIWAAAEAGVMVPAEVSICGFDDTTIATQVWPLLTTVHQPVRDMGKRATEELLLGLLGKGEPHMVEVDYQMRLRASTAPAPP from the coding sequence ATGTCGCGCGTGACCATCAACGATGTGGCTCGTGCGTCCGATACATCCAAGAAGACCGTTTCCCGCGTGCTCAACCAGGAACCGGGCGTGCGCAAGGAAGTGCGCGAACGGGTGATGGCGGCCGTTGCGGCATTGAACTACCGCCCGCTCACGTCGGCGCGAAGCCTGGCTACCAATCGTTCCTTCATGATCGGGCTGTTGTACGACAACCTCTCGCCCAGCTACATCATGGAGGTGCAGGCCGGCGTGCAGGAGGCCTGCGAGGCGCAGCAGTACAGCATGATGGTGCAACCGCTGGACTCCACGGCGCCGGATTTCATGGAGCGCGTCGAAGGCATCCTGTGGCGGCACCGCCCTGATGGTTTGATCCTCACGCCGCCCATTACGGACCACCCGGCGCTGCTCGCGCACCTGCGCAGCGCGGGCCTGCCGTTCGCTTCCATCGCGCCGCGCAAGGCGAAGGGCGTCGCGGGGGTCATCCTTCATGAGCGCGAGGCTGCGGCTGCGATGGTCGATCATCTGGTCGCGCTGGGACATCGCCGTATCGCGCACATCATTGGCGATCCGAAGCATGGCGCAGGTGTGTGGCGCCTCGCGGGCTACCGCGACGGCATGAAGCGCGCCGGCCTGGAGGAACGTGCCGATTACATGGTGCAGGGCCAGTTCTCGTTCGAATCCGGGGTAAAGGCTGCTCGCCAGTTGCTGCGGCTGAAGCAGCGACCCACGGCGATCTTCGCAGCCGACGACGATATGGCCGTCGGTGCCATATGGGCCGCCGCCGAAGCGGGCGTGATGGTGCCCGCCGAGGTTTCCATCTGCGGTTTCGACGACACGACGATCGCGACGCAGGTCTGGCCGCTGCTCACCACCGTTCACCAGCCAGTACGCGACATGGGTAAGCGCGCCACGGAGGAACTGCTGCTTGGTCTCCTCGGCAAAGGCGAACCCCACATGGTCGAGGTCGACTACCAAATGCGTCTGCGTGCATCCACAGCGCCCGCGCCGCCCTAG
- a CDS encoding sulfotransferase family protein, whose amino-acid sequence MSERRYHFISGLPRAGTTLLAAILNQNPRFRAGMTSPVADIMGVVVAEASSKNDFAFDVTDAQRTAMLRGLVENFYSVDTRAEAVFDMSRLWCSRMGLLATLFPGVKVVACVRQLAWVLDSMERLVQKQPVSVSKVFRFDTNTTVYSRVEALTDPRGMVGFAYQATKEAFYGAWARDHLLLLTYESLVRDPEAALRAVYRFLGEPWFAHDFDDIAYSADEFDARVGMPGLHVVRAKVEAVERPPVLPREVFARFANEAFWADPKNNVHQVPIV is encoded by the coding sequence ATGTCCGAGCGCCGATACCATTTCATCTCGGGCCTGCCGCGCGCGGGCACCACGTTACTCGCGGCCATCCTGAACCAGAATCCGCGCTTCCGCGCCGGCATGACCAGCCCGGTGGCCGACATCATGGGTGTGGTAGTGGCCGAGGCCAGCAGCAAGAACGACTTCGCCTTCGACGTCACGGACGCGCAACGGACGGCCATGCTGCGGGGCCTGGTGGAGAACTTCTATTCCGTCGATACCCGCGCGGAAGCGGTGTTCGACATGAGCCGCCTCTGGTGCAGCCGCATGGGTCTGCTCGCCACGCTGTTTCCGGGGGTAAAGGTCGTCGCCTGCGTGCGTCAGCTTGCCTGGGTGCTCGACAGCATGGAGCGTCTGGTTCAGAAGCAGCCGGTGAGCGTCAGCAAGGTGTTTCGCTTCGATACCAACACGACGGTCTATTCGCGCGTCGAGGCGCTGACCGATCCACGCGGCATGGTCGGTTTCGCGTACCAGGCAACGAAGGAAGCCTTCTACGGCGCATGGGCGCGCGATCACCTGTTGCTGCTGACCTATGAGAGCCTGGTGCGCGATCCGGAAGCCGCCTTGCGCGCGGTGTACCGGTTCCTGGGCGAGCCTTGGTTCGCGCATGACTTCGACGACATCGCGTACAGCGCCGACGAATTCGACGCGCGGGTGGGCATGCCGGGGTTGCACGTCGTCCGTGCCAAGGTGGAGGCCGTCGAACGCCCGCCGGTGCTGCCGCGTGAGGTCTTCGCGCGCTTCGCCAACGAGGCGTTCTGGGCCGATCCGAAGAACAACGTCCATCAGGTGCCCATCGTCTGA
- a CDS encoding bifunctional sulfate adenylyltransferase/adenylylsulfate kinase: MIEPHGGVLKHLYLPEAEALAARRASGALPSLRLEHRQLCDLELLLDGAFSPLEGFMGQADYEAVVAGLRLADGTLWPMPIVLDVSADTAASLSIGQDVVLRDVQGTALALLTLSDIFRPDKMREALQVYGTRDSGHPGVADLLRRGEVCLGGRVCGLQRPAHHDFTDLRASPREMRAWLADRGWDRVVAFQTRNPLHRAHVELTRRAMDAVGGRLLLHPVVGRTRDGDVDRYTRVRCYRALLERYPEDAVKLSVLPLAMRMAGPREALWHAIIRKNYGANFFIVGRDHAGPGKDASGQAYYEPLAAQVLVQAHADELGIAVLPFAPMVYAPGRQAYVSCDELHPGEAVSDVSGTELRKHLREGSAIPAWFTYPEVEAILRQRFPRPENRGCAIFFTGFSGAGKSTIAQALKAAILENTGRQVSVLDGDEVRKTLSAGLGFSREDRSANILRIAYVASEIVRHGGIAICAPIAPYAEDRAAARALVEAHGDFLEVHVSTALDVCEARDTKGLYAQARSGALKQFTGISDPYEVPAAPDLRLDGAEQTPAHLAAQIVAVLRERQLIA; the protein is encoded by the coding sequence ATGATCGAGCCGCATGGGGGTGTGCTCAAGCATCTGTACCTGCCGGAAGCGGAGGCGCTGGCCGCGCGGCGTGCTTCCGGCGCGCTGCCTAGCCTGCGGCTGGAACATCGGCAGCTCTGCGATCTGGAACTGCTGCTCGACGGCGCGTTCTCGCCGCTCGAAGGGTTCATGGGCCAGGCGGATTACGAGGCGGTCGTCGCTGGCCTCCGCCTGGCGGACGGCACCCTCTGGCCCATGCCGATCGTGCTCGATGTCTCTGCAGACACCGCGGCATCGTTATCGATAGGGCAAGACGTCGTGCTGCGCGACGTCCAGGGCACGGCGCTGGCGCTGCTCACGCTGTCCGACATCTTCCGCCCGGACAAGATGCGGGAAGCGTTGCAGGTTTACGGAACGCGAGATTCCGGGCATCCCGGTGTGGCCGATCTGTTGCGCAGGGGCGAGGTCTGCCTTGGCGGTCGGGTTTGCGGTTTACAGAGGCCCGCCCACCACGATTTCACCGACCTGCGTGCGTCCCCGCGCGAGATGCGTGCGTGGCTCGCCGATCGGGGTTGGGATCGCGTCGTGGCCTTCCAGACACGGAACCCATTGCATCGAGCCCACGTGGAACTCACGCGCCGAGCGATGGATGCGGTCGGTGGCAGACTGCTGTTGCACCCCGTCGTCGGGCGCACGCGGGACGGCGACGTCGATAGGTATACCCGCGTCCGCTGCTACCGCGCCCTGCTGGAGCGTTATCCGGAAGATGCGGTGAAGCTGTCGGTACTGCCGCTGGCCATGCGCATGGCCGGGCCGCGCGAAGCGCTCTGGCACGCCATCATCCGAAAGAACTACGGTGCGAACTTCTTCATCGTCGGGCGCGATCATGCCGGGCCAGGCAAGGATGCCTCGGGACAGGCGTACTACGAGCCATTGGCGGCGCAGGTTTTGGTCCAGGCCCATGCCGACGAGCTGGGTATCGCAGTGCTTCCGTTCGCGCCGATGGTTTACGCGCCAGGGCGGCAGGCGTATGTCTCCTGCGATGAACTTCATCCGGGCGAAGCCGTGAGCGACGTCTCGGGCACCGAGCTGCGCAAACACCTCCGCGAGGGCAGCGCCATCCCTGCATGGTTCACGTATCCGGAAGTGGAAGCCATCCTCAGGCAGCGCTTCCCACGCCCCGAGAACCGAGGGTGCGCCATCTTTTTCACCGGATTTTCCGGCGCAGGGAAGTCGACCATTGCCCAGGCGCTCAAGGCGGCCATCCTTGAAAACACCGGACGGCAGGTCAGCGTGCTCGATGGCGATGAGGTACGAAAGACCTTATCGGCCGGCCTGGGATTTTCGCGCGAGGATCGCTCCGCGAACATTCTCAGGATCGCCTACGTCGCATCGGAAATCGTCCGCCACGGTGGCATCGCTATCTGCGCGCCGATCGCTCCCTACGCCGAGGACCGGGCGGCCGCGCGCGCGCTGGTCGAAGCGCATGGGGATTTCCTCGAAGTGCATGTCAGTACCGCGCTCGACGTGTGCGAGGCGCGCGATACCAAAGGTCTCTACGCGCAGGCGCGGTCGGGTGCGCTCAAGCAATTCACGGGCATCAGCGATCCCTATGAAGTGCCCGCCGCGCCCGACCTTCGCCTGGACGGTGCGGAGCAGACACCGGCGCATCTCGCAGCGCAGATCGTCGCCGTACTTCGCGAGCGCCAATTGATCGCCTAG